TCCCTTTCTATCCTTTTCACCCCTTAATTTCTTTTCTCTTTTAGATTCTTTTTCTACCTTTACCATTTTTGTCCCTCCTATTTATGTCATAATTAACTTTGGTTCTATTACAATCGACAAATAGTTTAAATTATTAAGCGATTGCAATAAATTGGAAAACATTTTACAATATATACCCAAATTCCTATTTTATAACTTAAGAATTTTCAAAATTTGCCGATAAAATAATGGAAATACATTTATTTTCTTTAATTTATCGAAATTTCAGATAAAACAAAAGGGGGATCTATATGGAAAAGGCTAAGCTAGGACTTAAGGGAATTAAGCTTAAAAAACCAAAAATAAAAAAGTCTAATAGTCCTAAGTCAAAAAGAAATAAATTTAATTTTAAAAGTATCAAAACTAAATTAGTACTTTACTTTTCATTAATTATTCTTGTTTCCTCACTAGCTCTAGGACTTCTCTCTTTAAACAGTGCCAAAGATTCATTAATGCTACAAACACAAACATCCATCGCGCAGATGATACGAGAAGGTACGAAATCAGTTAGAACAGGGGTGGATCATCATTTGAATACTCTCGAAATATTCGCAAAGAGAGAAGATATCATTAGTATGGATTGGGAATTACAACAGCCCATCCTTCAAATGGAAGTATGGAATTCCCAATTTAGTGAATTGGCAATAGTAAAGCCTGATGGATCAGCAACATATTCAACTGGTATACAAAATGATTTAGGTGACTTAAGTCATATACAAGATGCACTAAAGGGAAAAGCTTCAGCTTCAGATTTATTAATAGACATTCGAACAGGTTCTCCTAATATTAATTATGCAGTTCCTATTTACAGTGGCGGGAGCGTCATAGGTGCTTTAGAAGGTAGAATGATGGGATATGCACTGAGTGAAATCACGAATGATATTAGCATCGGAAATGAAGGATACTGTTTCATGGTAAATAATGAAGGTACAGTCGTTGCCCATCCTGATATTATTAAGGTAGTTACTCAGTTTAATCCTATTGAAAGGGCTCAATCAGATGAAAAACAAATACCTATGGCAAATTTAATAAGTGATATAATTCAGAAAAAAGCTGGTGCAGGCTCTTACATACTTGATGGTGAAAATTCTTATGTTGGATTTAAGGCTGTTGAGGATACTAACTGGATTTTAATATTCGTAGCAAATGAAGATTCAATATTAAGTAGCGTTAATGATTTACAGGATAATTTAATGATGCTGATGATAATAATTTTAGTTATTAGTATTATTATCACATACTTAATTGGCCGCTCAATAGCTAATCCTATAATCGATATTGAAAAGTTCTCTAGTAATATATCAGATTTAGACATAACTAATAATATTCCTGACAAATACCTGAGAAAGAAAGACGAGGTTGGAACACTAGCTAAGTCCCTTCAAAACATAACTGAAAATCTGAGAAGCATTATAATAGAAATCAATGATTCTTCAGAACAAGTGGCAGCAGCTTCAGAGCAACTAACTTCAACTTCCCAACTAACATCTATATCTGCTGAAGAAATATCCAGAACAGTTGAAGAAATTGCTAAAGGAGCTTCTGAACAAGCATCCAGTACAGAAGTTGGC
The DNA window shown above is from Tissierella sp. Yu-01 and carries:
- a CDS encoding methyl-accepting chemotaxis protein; translated protein: MEKAKLGLKGIKLKKPKIKKSNSPKSKRNKFNFKSIKTKLVLYFSLIILVSSLALGLLSLNSAKDSLMLQTQTSIAQMIREGTKSVRTGVDHHLNTLEIFAKREDIISMDWELQQPILQMEVWNSQFSELAIVKPDGSATYSTGIQNDLGDLSHIQDALKGKASASDLLIDIRTGSPNINYAVPIYSGGSVIGALEGRMMGYALSEITNDISIGNEGYCFMVNNEGTVVAHPDIIKVVTQFNPIERAQSDEKQIPMANLISDIIQKKAGAGSYILDGENSYVGFKAVEDTNWILIFVANEDSILSSVNDLQDNLMMLMIIILVISIIITYLIGRSIANPIIDIEKFSSNISDLDITNNIPDKYLRKKDEVGTLAKSLQNITENLRSIIIEINDSSEQVAAASEQLTSTSQLTSISAEEISRTVEEIAKGASEQASSTEVGSSKVSQLGNTIEKSKDHMNKLNDEAGKASSIAVKGLDDMDKLAHITGESSKTIEEIHEVILKTNESSEKIGEASSVIGSIAEQTNLLALNAAIEAARAGEAGRGFAVVADEIRKLAEQSSNSTKEINSVVIELMANSDSAVKTMERVNSITKEQVEKVELSIEKYNSIYGALKNVDDRLEKANSAMDAMEKMKNQILDTLQNLTAIAEENAASTEEATASIEEQTASISDIASSSEDLAKLAQDLKSIIDKFKVE